A section of the Gallus gallus isolate bGalGal1 chromosome 4, bGalGal1.mat.broiler.GRCg7b, whole genome shotgun sequence genome encodes:
- the TTC31 gene encoding tetratricopeptide repeat protein 31 isoform X10 — MAAAASRPTRARLPAAAQRALPGAVGGSVPRRFAFVSLSFRGGPAPLGHGGRTGAGAQLPSLCGAALVLPRVRRRRRGAAAVLHPGVRPPPVRSLWAVRRSAARPPARLYGRGFGHAWAERGVGAPRHGRGSREERDGAAGRGGAHEEESGEEEAEEEEAEGPEETGEVGTGAEEQTGGRIGEQLSTSLGRAAPGTALGSSLFEGTTSLPGAVGAVHGDASGAEEEGGCLASSPPPCLQGHAEEGVGDLEGIEDELDLSCTFVFKAWQKAGVKLPAPARDKSVRADSAEPNKRLQEGASKPEPALLDTNMLEQSWILAGCGNQAAMQGRYKEAVQAFTEAIKLNPREHRLFGNRSYCYEKLQQYQEALRDAQMALELQPNWPKGFFRKGKALWGLKRYAEARDTFKNLQGAHTDVAAQLEACQMLLQSNLHDASSPRDVPVLEAGEPLTPTSADGCVNGSCSDVDMSGFVTVVNSRSHSKSHVRTTTTASPQHTLPSQHPARDCYPLWVGNITFKITKKVLQSCFSRFGQIQSIRMLPEKYCAFINFQQKAAAEAAYRAMLGADLEGCRLALQLKHPSHATPPPRQRP, encoded by the exons atggcggcggccgCCTCGCGCCCCACCCGTGCCCGACTTCCGGCGGCCGCCCAGCGGGCGCTTCCGGGAGCGGTGGGCGGTTCCGTTCCGCGGCGTTTCGCTTTCGTTTCGCTTTCGTTTCGCggcggccccgccccgctcgGCCATGGGGGACGTACCGGGGCTGGGGCTCAGCTTCCCTCCCTTTGCGGCGCCGCGTTGGTTCTGCCCCGAGTCCGACGACGACGacgaggagcagcagcagtgcttcatcCCGGCGTACGGCCGCCCCCCGTTCGGTCTCTATGGGCCGTACGGCGATCCGCTGCTCGTCCCCCCGCGCGGCTTTACGGACGCGGATTCGGACACGCGTGGGCTGAGCGCGGCGTGGGGGCACCGCGTCACGGCCGAG gaagcagagaagaacgcgatggagctgctggcagaggaggAGCGCATGAAGAGGAAAGCGGagaagaagaagctgaagaagaag AAGCAGAAGGACCGGAGGAAACAGGAGAGGTTGGAACAGGAGCTGAGGAGCAAACAGGCGGCCGCATCGGTGAGCAGCTGAGCACCTCCTTGGGGCGGGCAGCCCCGggcacagcactgggcagcagCCTTTTCGAG GGCACCACATCCCTGCCTGGCGCTGTGGGTGCTGTTCATGGGGACGCCAGCGGTGCTGAGGAGGAGGGTGGCTGCCTGGCCTCCAGCCCCCCCCCGTGTCTCCAGGGTCATGCAGAGGAGGGAGTGGGGGATCTGGAGGGAATAGAG GATGAACTGGATTTGAGCTGCACCTTCGTCTTCAAAGCATGGCAGAAGGCAGGCGTGAAGCTGCCAGCGCCTGCAAGGGATAAATCGGTCAGAGCTGATTCTGCAGAGCCCAAcaagaggctgcaggagggg GCATCCAAGCCCGAGCCTGCACTGCTGGACACAAACATGTTGGAGCAGAGCTGGATTCTTGCAG gctgtggcaACCAGGCTGCCATGCAGGGACGCTACAAAGAGGCTGTGCAGGCCTTCACCGAGGCCATAAAGCTGAACCCCAGGGAGCACCG GCTCTTTGGGAACCGGTCGTACTGCTACGAGAAGCTCCAGCAATACCAggaggcactgagggacgcaCAGATGGCCCTGGAGCTCCAGCCCAACTGGCCCAAAGGCTTCTTCCGCAAGGGCAAGGCGCTGTGGGGGCTGAAG cGCTACGCCGAGGCCAGGGACACCTTTAAGAACCTGCAGGGTGCCCACACTGATGTAGCCGCCCAGCTGGAGGCCTgccagatgctgctgcag agcaaCCTCCACgatgccagcagccccagggacGTCCCCGTGCTGGAAGCTGGGGAGCCGCTGACACCCACTTCTG CAGATGGGTGTGTGAACGGGAGCTGCAGCGATGTGGACATGAGCGGCTTCGTGACCGTGGTGAACTCAAGGAGCCACTCAAAAAGCCACGTGCGGACCACCACCACAGCAAGCCCCCAACACACACTGCCTTCACAGCACCCTGCCAG GGACTGCTATCCTCTGTGGGTCGGGAACATcaccttcaagatcaccaagaaagtgctgcagagctgcttcagcCG GTTCGGGCAGATCCAATCCATCCGGATGCTCCCGGAGAAGTACTGCGCCTTCATCAACTTCCAGCAGAAGGCAGCGGCAGAAGCGGCGTACAGAGCCATGCTG GGCGCTGACCTGGAGGGCTGCCGGCTGGCGCTGCAGCTCAAGCACCCATCCCACGCCACACCGCCGCCCCGACAGCGCCCGTAG
- the TTC31 gene encoding tetratricopeptide repeat protein 31 isoform X2 codes for MAAAASRPTRARLPAAAQRALPGAVGGSVPRRFAFVSLSFRGGPAPLGHGGRTGAGAQLPSLCGAALVLPRVRRRRRGAAAVLHPGVRPPPVRSLWAVRRSAARPPARLYGRGFGHAWAERGVGAPRHGRGSREERDGAAGRGGAHEEESGEEEAEEEEAEGPEETGEVGTGAEEQTGGRIGEQLSTSLGRAAPGTALGSSLFEGTTSLPGAVGAVHGDASGAEEEGGCLASSPPPCLQGHAEEGVGDLEGIEDELDLSCTFVFKAWQKAGVKLPAPARDKSVRADSAEPNKRLQEGASKPEPALLDTNMLEQSWILAGCGNQAAMQGRYKEAVQAFTEAIKLNPREHRLFGNRSYCYEKLQQYQEALRDAQMALELQPNWPKGFFRKGKALWGLKRYAEARDTFKNLQGAHTDVAAQLEACQMLLQSNLHDASSPRDVPVLEAGEPLTPTSADGCVNGSCSDVDMSGFVTVVNSRSHSKSHVRTTTTASPQHTLPSQHPARDCYPLWVGNITFKITKKVLQSCFSRGGVRGRLAELPHRAGSGRSNPSGCSRRSTAPSSTSSRRQRQKRRTEPCWALTWRAAGWRCSSSTHPTPHRRPDSARRTLRGGLEPSSSRWALPRELLDPQRSPECCRSSGLHGRLWSHVPAAASRAFSPQQQAWPHLPHCSYLVPLPRLCPGCAALGPTGQCGGVGTHRDSPSFRDVRLLWVS; via the exons atggcggcggccgCCTCGCGCCCCACCCGTGCCCGACTTCCGGCGGCCGCCCAGCGGGCGCTTCCGGGAGCGGTGGGCGGTTCCGTTCCGCGGCGTTTCGCTTTCGTTTCGCTTTCGTTTCGCggcggccccgccccgctcgGCCATGGGGGACGTACCGGGGCTGGGGCTCAGCTTCCCTCCCTTTGCGGCGCCGCGTTGGTTCTGCCCCGAGTCCGACGACGACGacgaggagcagcagcagtgcttcatcCCGGCGTACGGCCGCCCCCCGTTCGGTCTCTATGGGCCGTACGGCGATCCGCTGCTCGTCCCCCCGCGCGGCTTTACGGACGCGGATTCGGACACGCGTGGGCTGAGCGCGGCGTGGGGGCACCGCGTCACGGCCGAG gaagcagagaagaacgcgatggagctgctggcagaggaggAGCGCATGAAGAGGAAAGCGGagaagaagaagctgaagaagaag AAGCAGAAGGACCGGAGGAAACAGGAGAGGTTGGAACAGGAGCTGAGGAGCAAACAGGCGGCCGCATCGGTGAGCAGCTGAGCACCTCCTTGGGGCGGGCAGCCCCGggcacagcactgggcagcagCCTTTTCGAG GGCACCACATCCCTGCCTGGCGCTGTGGGTGCTGTTCATGGGGACGCCAGCGGTGCTGAGGAGGAGGGTGGCTGCCTGGCCTCCAGCCCCCCCCCGTGTCTCCAGGGTCATGCAGAGGAGGGAGTGGGGGATCTGGAGGGAATAGAG GATGAACTGGATTTGAGCTGCACCTTCGTCTTCAAAGCATGGCAGAAGGCAGGCGTGAAGCTGCCAGCGCCTGCAAGGGATAAATCGGTCAGAGCTGATTCTGCAGAGCCCAAcaagaggctgcaggagggg GCATCCAAGCCCGAGCCTGCACTGCTGGACACAAACATGTTGGAGCAGAGCTGGATTCTTGCAG gctgtggcaACCAGGCTGCCATGCAGGGACGCTACAAAGAGGCTGTGCAGGCCTTCACCGAGGCCATAAAGCTGAACCCCAGGGAGCACCG GCTCTTTGGGAACCGGTCGTACTGCTACGAGAAGCTCCAGCAATACCAggaggcactgagggacgcaCAGATGGCCCTGGAGCTCCAGCCCAACTGGCCCAAAGGCTTCTTCCGCAAGGGCAAGGCGCTGTGGGGGCTGAAG cGCTACGCCGAGGCCAGGGACACCTTTAAGAACCTGCAGGGTGCCCACACTGATGTAGCCGCCCAGCTGGAGGCCTgccagatgctgctgcag agcaaCCTCCACgatgccagcagccccagggacGTCCCCGTGCTGGAAGCTGGGGAGCCGCTGACACCCACTTCTG CAGATGGGTGTGTGAACGGGAGCTGCAGCGATGTGGACATGAGCGGCTTCGTGACCGTGGTGAACTCAAGGAGCCACTCAAAAAGCCACGTGCGGACCACCACCACAGCAAGCCCCCAACACACACTGCCTTCACAGCACCCTGCCAG GGACTGCTATCCTCTGTGGGTCGGGAACATcaccttcaagatcaccaagaaagtgctgcagagctgcttcagcCG CGGGGGGGTCCGGGGGCGGCTGGCTGAGCTGCCCCACCGCGCAGGTTCGGGCAGATCCAATCCATCCGGATGCTCCCGGAGAAGTACTGCGCCTTCATCAACTTCCAGCAGAAGGCAGCGGCAGAAGCGGCGTACAGAGCCATGCTG GGCGCTGACCTGGAGGGCTGCCGGCTGGCGCTGCAGCTCAAGCACCCATCCCACGCCACACCGCCGCCCCGACAGCGCCCGTAGGACCCTCCGTGGGGGCCTGGAACCTTCCTCATCTCGGTGGGCGCTGCCCCGTGAGCTGCTGGACCCGCAAAGGAGCCCggagtgctgcaggagctcagggctgcacGGCAGGCTTTGGAGCCACGTGCCTGCCGCAGCCTCACGTGCCTTCTCCCCGCAGCAGCAGGCCTGGCCCCATCTGCCCCACTGCTCCTACCTCGTGCCCCTGCCACGGCTGTGCccgggctgtgctgccctgggtCCCACAGGCCAGTGTGGGGGGGTCGGTACCCACAGGGACAGCCCTTCCTTCAGGGATGTACGCCTGCTTTGGGTTTCTTAA
- the TTC31 gene encoding tetratricopeptide repeat protein 31 isoform X4 has translation MAAAASRPTRARLPAAAQRALPGAVGGSVPRRFAFVSLSFRGGPAPLGHGGRTGAGAQLPSLCGAALVLPRVRRRRRGAAAVLHPGVRPPPVRSLWAVRRSAARPPARLYGRGFGHAWAERGVGAPRHGRGSREERDGAAGRGGAHEEESGEEEAEEEEAEGPEETGEVGTGAEEQTGGRIGEQLSTSLGRAAPGTALGSSLFEGTTSLPGAVGAVHGDASGAEEEGGCLASSPPPCLQGHAEEGVGDLEGIEDELDLSCTFVFKAWQKAGVKLPAPARDKSVRADSAEPNKRLQEGASKPEPALLDTNMLEQSWILAGCGNQAAMQGRYKEAVQAFTEAIKLNPREHRLFGNRSYCYEKLQQYQEALRDAQMALELQPNWPKGFFRKGKALWGLKRYAEARDTFKNLQGAHTDVAAQLEACQMLLQSNLHDASSPRDVPVLEAGEPLTPTSDGCVNGSCSDVDMSGFVTVVNSRSHSKSHVRTTTTASPQHTLPSQHPARDCYPLWVGNITFKITKKVLQSCFSRGGVRGRLAELPHRAGSGRSNPSGCSRRSTAPSSTSSRRQRQKRRTEPCWALTWRAAGWRCSSSTHPTPHRRPDSARRTLRGGLEPSSSRWALPRELLDPQRSPECCRSSGLHGRLWSHVPAAASRAFSPQQQAWPHLPHCSYLVPLPRLCPGCAALGPTGQCGGVGTHRDSPSFRDVRLLWVS, from the exons atggcggcggccgCCTCGCGCCCCACCCGTGCCCGACTTCCGGCGGCCGCCCAGCGGGCGCTTCCGGGAGCGGTGGGCGGTTCCGTTCCGCGGCGTTTCGCTTTCGTTTCGCTTTCGTTTCGCggcggccccgccccgctcgGCCATGGGGGACGTACCGGGGCTGGGGCTCAGCTTCCCTCCCTTTGCGGCGCCGCGTTGGTTCTGCCCCGAGTCCGACGACGACGacgaggagcagcagcagtgcttcatcCCGGCGTACGGCCGCCCCCCGTTCGGTCTCTATGGGCCGTACGGCGATCCGCTGCTCGTCCCCCCGCGCGGCTTTACGGACGCGGATTCGGACACGCGTGGGCTGAGCGCGGCGTGGGGGCACCGCGTCACGGCCGAG gaagcagagaagaacgcgatggagctgctggcagaggaggAGCGCATGAAGAGGAAAGCGGagaagaagaagctgaagaagaag AAGCAGAAGGACCGGAGGAAACAGGAGAGGTTGGAACAGGAGCTGAGGAGCAAACAGGCGGCCGCATCGGTGAGCAGCTGAGCACCTCCTTGGGGCGGGCAGCCCCGggcacagcactgggcagcagCCTTTTCGAG GGCACCACATCCCTGCCTGGCGCTGTGGGTGCTGTTCATGGGGACGCCAGCGGTGCTGAGGAGGAGGGTGGCTGCCTGGCCTCCAGCCCCCCCCCGTGTCTCCAGGGTCATGCAGAGGAGGGAGTGGGGGATCTGGAGGGAATAGAG GATGAACTGGATTTGAGCTGCACCTTCGTCTTCAAAGCATGGCAGAAGGCAGGCGTGAAGCTGCCAGCGCCTGCAAGGGATAAATCGGTCAGAGCTGATTCTGCAGAGCCCAAcaagaggctgcaggagggg GCATCCAAGCCCGAGCCTGCACTGCTGGACACAAACATGTTGGAGCAGAGCTGGATTCTTGCAG gctgtggcaACCAGGCTGCCATGCAGGGACGCTACAAAGAGGCTGTGCAGGCCTTCACCGAGGCCATAAAGCTGAACCCCAGGGAGCACCG GCTCTTTGGGAACCGGTCGTACTGCTACGAGAAGCTCCAGCAATACCAggaggcactgagggacgcaCAGATGGCCCTGGAGCTCCAGCCCAACTGGCCCAAAGGCTTCTTCCGCAAGGGCAAGGCGCTGTGGGGGCTGAAG cGCTACGCCGAGGCCAGGGACACCTTTAAGAACCTGCAGGGTGCCCACACTGATGTAGCCGCCCAGCTGGAGGCCTgccagatgctgctgcag agcaaCCTCCACgatgccagcagccccagggacGTCCCCGTGCTGGAAGCTGGGGAGCCGCTGACACCCACTTCTG ATGGGTGTGTGAACGGGAGCTGCAGCGATGTGGACATGAGCGGCTTCGTGACCGTGGTGAACTCAAGGAGCCACTCAAAAAGCCACGTGCGGACCACCACCACAGCAAGCCCCCAACACACACTGCCTTCACAGCACCCTGCCAG GGACTGCTATCCTCTGTGGGTCGGGAACATcaccttcaagatcaccaagaaagtgctgcagagctgcttcagcCG CGGGGGGGTCCGGGGGCGGCTGGCTGAGCTGCCCCACCGCGCAGGTTCGGGCAGATCCAATCCATCCGGATGCTCCCGGAGAAGTACTGCGCCTTCATCAACTTCCAGCAGAAGGCAGCGGCAGAAGCGGCGTACAGAGCCATGCTG GGCGCTGACCTGGAGGGCTGCCGGCTGGCGCTGCAGCTCAAGCACCCATCCCACGCCACACCGCCGCCCCGACAGCGCCCGTAGGACCCTCCGTGGGGGCCTGGAACCTTCCTCATCTCGGTGGGCGCTGCCCCGTGAGCTGCTGGACCCGCAAAGGAGCCCggagtgctgcaggagctcagggctgcacGGCAGGCTTTGGAGCCACGTGCCTGCCGCAGCCTCACGTGCCTTCTCCCCGCAGCAGCAGGCCTGGCCCCATCTGCCCCACTGCTCCTACCTCGTGCCCCTGCCACGGCTGTGCccgggctgtgctgccctgggtCCCACAGGCCAGTGTGGGGGGGTCGGTACCCACAGGGACAGCCCTTCCTTCAGGGATGTACGCCTGCTTTGGGTTTCTTAA
- the TTC31 gene encoding tetratricopeptide repeat protein 31 isoform X11, translating into MAAAASRPTRARLPAAAQRALPGAVGGSVPRRFAFVSLSFRGGPAPLGHGGRTGAGAQLPSLCGAALVLPRVRRRRRGAAAVLHPGVRPPPVRSLWAVRRSAARPPARLYGRGFGHAWAERGVGAPRHGRGSREERDGAAGRGGAHEEESGEEEAEEEEAEGPEETGEVGTGAEEQTGGRIGEQLSTSLGRAAPGTALGSSLFEGTTSLPGAVGAVHGDASGAEEEGGCLASSPPPCLQGHAEEGVGDLEGIEDELDLSCTFVFKAWQKAGVKLPAPARDKSVRADSAEPNKRLQEGASKPEPALLDTNMLEQSWILAGCGNQAAMQGRYKEAVQAFTEAIKLNPREHRLFGNRSYCYEKLQQYQEALRDAQMALELQPNWPKGFFRKGKALWGLKRYAEARDTFKNLQGAHTDVAAQLEACQMLLQSNLHDASSPRDVPVLEAGEPLTPTSDGCVNGSCSDVDMSGFVTVVNSRSHSKSHVRTTTTASPQHTLPSQHPARDCYPLWVGNITFKITKKVLQSCFSRFGQIQSIRMLPEKYCAFINFQQKAAAEAAYRAMLGADLEGCRLALQLKHPSHATPPPRQRP; encoded by the exons atggcggcggccgCCTCGCGCCCCACCCGTGCCCGACTTCCGGCGGCCGCCCAGCGGGCGCTTCCGGGAGCGGTGGGCGGTTCCGTTCCGCGGCGTTTCGCTTTCGTTTCGCTTTCGTTTCGCggcggccccgccccgctcgGCCATGGGGGACGTACCGGGGCTGGGGCTCAGCTTCCCTCCCTTTGCGGCGCCGCGTTGGTTCTGCCCCGAGTCCGACGACGACGacgaggagcagcagcagtgcttcatcCCGGCGTACGGCCGCCCCCCGTTCGGTCTCTATGGGCCGTACGGCGATCCGCTGCTCGTCCCCCCGCGCGGCTTTACGGACGCGGATTCGGACACGCGTGGGCTGAGCGCGGCGTGGGGGCACCGCGTCACGGCCGAG gaagcagagaagaacgcgatggagctgctggcagaggaggAGCGCATGAAGAGGAAAGCGGagaagaagaagctgaagaagaag AAGCAGAAGGACCGGAGGAAACAGGAGAGGTTGGAACAGGAGCTGAGGAGCAAACAGGCGGCCGCATCGGTGAGCAGCTGAGCACCTCCTTGGGGCGGGCAGCCCCGggcacagcactgggcagcagCCTTTTCGAG GGCACCACATCCCTGCCTGGCGCTGTGGGTGCTGTTCATGGGGACGCCAGCGGTGCTGAGGAGGAGGGTGGCTGCCTGGCCTCCAGCCCCCCCCCGTGTCTCCAGGGTCATGCAGAGGAGGGAGTGGGGGATCTGGAGGGAATAGAG GATGAACTGGATTTGAGCTGCACCTTCGTCTTCAAAGCATGGCAGAAGGCAGGCGTGAAGCTGCCAGCGCCTGCAAGGGATAAATCGGTCAGAGCTGATTCTGCAGAGCCCAAcaagaggctgcaggagggg GCATCCAAGCCCGAGCCTGCACTGCTGGACACAAACATGTTGGAGCAGAGCTGGATTCTTGCAG gctgtggcaACCAGGCTGCCATGCAGGGACGCTACAAAGAGGCTGTGCAGGCCTTCACCGAGGCCATAAAGCTGAACCCCAGGGAGCACCG GCTCTTTGGGAACCGGTCGTACTGCTACGAGAAGCTCCAGCAATACCAggaggcactgagggacgcaCAGATGGCCCTGGAGCTCCAGCCCAACTGGCCCAAAGGCTTCTTCCGCAAGGGCAAGGCGCTGTGGGGGCTGAAG cGCTACGCCGAGGCCAGGGACACCTTTAAGAACCTGCAGGGTGCCCACACTGATGTAGCCGCCCAGCTGGAGGCCTgccagatgctgctgcag agcaaCCTCCACgatgccagcagccccagggacGTCCCCGTGCTGGAAGCTGGGGAGCCGCTGACACCCACTTCTG ATGGGTGTGTGAACGGGAGCTGCAGCGATGTGGACATGAGCGGCTTCGTGACCGTGGTGAACTCAAGGAGCCACTCAAAAAGCCACGTGCGGACCACCACCACAGCAAGCCCCCAACACACACTGCCTTCACAGCACCCTGCCAG GGACTGCTATCCTCTGTGGGTCGGGAACATcaccttcaagatcaccaagaaagtgctgcagagctgcttcagcCG GTTCGGGCAGATCCAATCCATCCGGATGCTCCCGGAGAAGTACTGCGCCTTCATCAACTTCCAGCAGAAGGCAGCGGCAGAAGCGGCGTACAGAGCCATGCTG GGCGCTGACCTGGAGGGCTGCCGGCTGGCGCTGCAGCTCAAGCACCCATCCCACGCCACACCGCCGCCCCGACAGCGCCCGTAG
- the TTC31 gene encoding tetratricopeptide repeat protein 31 isoform X8 — MAAAASRPTRARLPAAAQRALPGAVGGSVPRRFAFVSLSFRGGPAPLGHGGRTGAGAQLPSLCGAALVLPRVRRRRRGAAAVLHPGVRPPPVRSLWAVRRSAARPPARLYGRGFGHAWAERGVGAPRHGRGSREERDGAAGRGGAHEEESGEEEAEEEEAEGPEETGEVGTGAEEQTGGRIGEQLSTSLGRAAPGTALGSSLFEGTTSLPGAVGAVHGDASGAEEEGGCLASSPPPCLQGHAEEGVGDLEGIEDELDLSCTFVFKAWQKAGVKLPAPARDKSVRADSAEPNKRLQEGASKPEPALLDTNMLEQSWILAGCGNQAAMQGRYKEAVQAFTEAIKLNPREHRLFGNRSYCYEKLQQYQEALRDAQMALELQPNWPKGFFRKGKALWGLKRYAEARDTFKNLQGAHTDVAAQLEACQMLLQQSNLHDASSPRDVPVLEAGEPLTPTSADGCVNGSCSDVDMSGFVTVVNSRSHSKSHVRTTTTASPQHTLPSQHPARDCYPLWVGNITFKITKKVLQSCFSRFGQIQSIRMLPEKYCAFINFQQKAAAEAAYRAMLGADLEGCRLALQLKHPSHATPPPRQRP, encoded by the exons atggcggcggccgCCTCGCGCCCCACCCGTGCCCGACTTCCGGCGGCCGCCCAGCGGGCGCTTCCGGGAGCGGTGGGCGGTTCCGTTCCGCGGCGTTTCGCTTTCGTTTCGCTTTCGTTTCGCggcggccccgccccgctcgGCCATGGGGGACGTACCGGGGCTGGGGCTCAGCTTCCCTCCCTTTGCGGCGCCGCGTTGGTTCTGCCCCGAGTCCGACGACGACGacgaggagcagcagcagtgcttcatcCCGGCGTACGGCCGCCCCCCGTTCGGTCTCTATGGGCCGTACGGCGATCCGCTGCTCGTCCCCCCGCGCGGCTTTACGGACGCGGATTCGGACACGCGTGGGCTGAGCGCGGCGTGGGGGCACCGCGTCACGGCCGAG gaagcagagaagaacgcgatggagctgctggcagaggaggAGCGCATGAAGAGGAAAGCGGagaagaagaagctgaagaagaag AAGCAGAAGGACCGGAGGAAACAGGAGAGGTTGGAACAGGAGCTGAGGAGCAAACAGGCGGCCGCATCGGTGAGCAGCTGAGCACCTCCTTGGGGCGGGCAGCCCCGggcacagcactgggcagcagCCTTTTCGAG GGCACCACATCCCTGCCTGGCGCTGTGGGTGCTGTTCATGGGGACGCCAGCGGTGCTGAGGAGGAGGGTGGCTGCCTGGCCTCCAGCCCCCCCCCGTGTCTCCAGGGTCATGCAGAGGAGGGAGTGGGGGATCTGGAGGGAATAGAG GATGAACTGGATTTGAGCTGCACCTTCGTCTTCAAAGCATGGCAGAAGGCAGGCGTGAAGCTGCCAGCGCCTGCAAGGGATAAATCGGTCAGAGCTGATTCTGCAGAGCCCAAcaagaggctgcaggagggg GCATCCAAGCCCGAGCCTGCACTGCTGGACACAAACATGTTGGAGCAGAGCTGGATTCTTGCAG gctgtggcaACCAGGCTGCCATGCAGGGACGCTACAAAGAGGCTGTGCAGGCCTTCACCGAGGCCATAAAGCTGAACCCCAGGGAGCACCG GCTCTTTGGGAACCGGTCGTACTGCTACGAGAAGCTCCAGCAATACCAggaggcactgagggacgcaCAGATGGCCCTGGAGCTCCAGCCCAACTGGCCCAAAGGCTTCTTCCGCAAGGGCAAGGCGCTGTGGGGGCTGAAG cGCTACGCCGAGGCCAGGGACACCTTTAAGAACCTGCAGGGTGCCCACACTGATGTAGCCGCCCAGCTGGAGGCCTgccagatgctgctgcag cagagcaaCCTCCACgatgccagcagccccagggacGTCCCCGTGCTGGAAGCTGGGGAGCCGCTGACACCCACTTCTG CAGATGGGTGTGTGAACGGGAGCTGCAGCGATGTGGACATGAGCGGCTTCGTGACCGTGGTGAACTCAAGGAGCCACTCAAAAAGCCACGTGCGGACCACCACCACAGCAAGCCCCCAACACACACTGCCTTCACAGCACCCTGCCAG GGACTGCTATCCTCTGTGGGTCGGGAACATcaccttcaagatcaccaagaaagtgctgcagagctgcttcagcCG GTTCGGGCAGATCCAATCCATCCGGATGCTCCCGGAGAAGTACTGCGCCTTCATCAACTTCCAGCAGAAGGCAGCGGCAGAAGCGGCGTACAGAGCCATGCTG GGCGCTGACCTGGAGGGCTGCCGGCTGGCGCTGCAGCTCAAGCACCCATCCCACGCCACACCGCCGCCCCGACAGCGCCCGTAG